The sequence aacttccataaaaatatatttttcttaacatacatttaaacttatcataaaaattcttacatgatgcatgaacttaaaaaaaatatcatttatttctttatttcatgaaaatttgtccgtaaatatatatttaatttatttccttacaaataatacttatatatctaataaaaattcatgcatgaattaaatatatattttcgaacatttatttttccaaggacttgttcgagctgctgaccgctagacttaaactcaaaaattcttagactggcccaaaaacccaaaagcccaacctgacctggcccattaagcttcTTGGGCCCTCAAGCCCAAGAGAAACTAACGGGCTCACTTAAAATAtactttaagcccattaactaattaacttaacatttaattaataaaagtatgatttaaccattaattataaactagaccgataaaattattaaacccgactacccttggcccaataattctcatggatcacacggtccatgacaaattagtgggctcactttcataattattaaagcccattaaattagtctaattaattaattaatcaatccCAACCCATTTATTTActaacttaaactcttaattaattaaaataaaaacaagcccaattaataaaaatctagactcggactaaaattatttgacccataaatttagacccgacccggacccaaaacCCGGCCCGGCCCGGCCCGCCTAAACCCAAAACCCACACTGTACGACATCCCCCATTCTCCCTCCTAACACCTCACGGCAGACTCCCCTTTTTCTTTCCTTGCTACCGCCCGGCTCCGGCCACCcatggccggagcgccgccggcaggacctccccagggtcctgccggaccGACCAGACCAGGCCCTGGTCCAGCCAACCCCCTTAACTGAGCAACCCGATCCCCTCCCTTTCCCTTTTGCTGCGCAGACTGCGCAGCCCCCCAATCCAGGAACTTTctggccagctccggccaccaccggccggagccCCGACGACTGGACCCTCCCAGGGTCCAGCCACAACACGTGACCTAGCCCTGGCCCAAACCAAGccatgcatggctcggccaaggcccCTAAATCCCGAACTACAACCTGCTCGCCTAGCTGCTGTCACGGCCCCTTCTTGCATGGTTCCAGCTGCTTCCAGCCCTGAACCAGCCTTCCAAACccgaccctaaggaccctagatCAGACCCCTAGCCCTTGGTCAGCCCCTCGAACCAGCCTTAAGCAGAAAACACAAAGGAAACCGGCCATGCACATGAAAAACGTGAGGAACATGCATGAACTTCAATGTTTTCTTTTCTAGATCATAACCTATGCAAGAACAGATCTTGTAAGcataaaatatttgtaatatgatttaaatggtgttaAAGAATGGAAATCAAACGTgccttgatgaatatttgatcaaAGCGTTGATACCGACGCGTACTCGGTTACCGGACGACGAACGACGAACAAAACTTGATAAAACTCCAAAGGTCGGTTATGGTGGTCTAGGAATCTGATGAGGAGCGTGGAGATGGGGAAGAGAAGAGGTGGAGGAGGCGGCTAGGTAAATTACCgtaggttttatttttaaaggggTAGGATTAGgttaaatctttaataaaacatggttaagatattaagtaattattgaataaaataaaataaaattaaactcttaaatacaaaataattaaatctgatatttaacttaaatcccgaaatataaaaataggggattttttttttaaaagttattaaaagtcattaaaatgacttattttgggtaaaaactagcacataattaaatatatatctaaataccttaattttcttcaaattataccataaaataatattttaaggctactaaaaatatcataaaatattttgggtgtaaaagtaatatttcgtccgtccacggtcccgcctatgcgatcataaaataaactttctaagataaattcataaatcacatcatacctatttaaatgccgaacaaatatttaaaacatgctaataaatcatgtaatttaaataatcactcataaaaacaatttgacacattttcacattattttaaaattattaaatcccctagttatgcatgcggatttacgtgccgAATTTCTGGGTGTTACACAATGTGCATGTTCGGTTACCAAGGACAGTGGCAGTTCAGTATCACAGTTAGTATGAGTGGCACCTACTGTATCTTCGGAGAACCATGTACATACTTGAGGCGTCTTCGTTTTGAGCATGATATTCTAAAGTTTGATAATTATTTACGATATCATTCACGTCTCATGTTTAATGCATCGAATAGACCCTTATAGTCATATTTTACGTACGAATAATTACCGCTCATGTCCCGGCTATAATCATGGAAATACCATTTGATGCGGCGGTTTGCTGGTTGAACAAGAGATAGATCACTATTCAGTCAGTGACTAGATCCTCGGAGCAGAGGTTACTGGTAGTTTAGTTTAATCTTATTTGATTAACTTGTACTATATTTTATTGTGTTATCTTTACTTAGATCGGCAGTTATGATGATGGCAACATTCATGGTAGTGATGGGCGTTTGGATGGTAATGATCAAAGACATCCCCGCGGTCACCGTCATCGTAAATAGGATGGTCTTCGTAGGTTTGATCTGCATAGATTCATCCAGATATGACCTAAGCCTTTGGTTGGCAGTGTGACTCCTTACGTGGCTAATTTCTGGTTGGAGATAATGGAGTGTTGTTTCCGATCTTTCCATTTCCTAAAGGGCAAAAGATGCTATCAATTTTCTGTTTGAGGGACGGGACGTTCATGCAAGTGTTGGAGATCTGCATCTACACCAGTGTTTCATGAGCAAGAGTATGCTACTTGGGCTAATTTCCACAAAGGCATTCATGGACATGAATTTTCTTCCAGAACTCTGTCACGCGAAGTCACTGGAGTTGTTGAGCTTGAGGCAAGGGGagatgtctatcgatgagtacaAGAAGAATTTCATAAAATTGTTTCCCTTTTCTCTGCATATCAATGAAAATTCGTCTGCCAAATATGACTATTTCCTACAATGGTTGGATCAggagatttttttttatctcaagTTTGTTTGAGATAATACAACATCCTACGATGGTTTAGTGAATCGGTGTAGGCAAGCTGAGATAAGTATCTTGAGTAGGAAGTCTTTGCTGGTTCGTAGGACATCGAGTGCTTAGGCATCGAAAGGTTAGTCCTTCAAGAAGTGAGGTTCTTCTTCATCTTCTGGGTTAGGGTAGAATTATTCCATTGGCAAGAGGAAGGTGCactgtgatcattgtgggagaGATCATCTCACTGAGAATTTTCTTGTAGTTGCTAGAGCTTTTTGTCATTTTGGTATTGTGGATCACTTCAAGAGGTATTTTGTGGAGCGGACATGGtagcaagaaatttgagaaatCGGTAAAGCAATGGAACCTATCTTCTCAGTTTGGAAGAAGTCAATAATTTTGAGTGCAGGGTCAGTTTTATGCAATTCAGGAAgaacatgaaaataattttatgcaagATAATGCCAGAGATGACTTTGGAGCCGATTTTTACGGTTAAGCTTGTGTATGTATTTTGTTTGTTTTCTTGGAAATGTAATAAGCAGTGAACTGAATCTGGGTTCTAgtgtatgttcttggtttaatgATTTCACTGTTTGAGTTTAGCCAGTTAGCGTTCAACTATTTTGACTCTTGGATTGCGTGAGTATCATTTAAATTGTTTATCCTAGTACTcattttgaggatgaaatctcttGATAGGggataatgtagtgacccaagtACCATTTtatatgattaaagaaattaaaaatattaaatggtCATTATTCAAGTAAATCAAGTAATTAAAAAGTTTTAAATCAAAGGATTTGAGTTTGAATCCTCTGAAGGGTTCGGATCCATCGAATTGACTTCGGAAGTACCGAACAAGATCGTATCGTCAAAACGTAGGTCGGAACATCAGAAGTAAAATTAGGCTACGCAGATTATGAGGTATCAAAAATGCACGAATACGTGGGGGATCGGATAAACCGAtcaagttcggaccatccgaacatgACCGTCTACTTAGGTGTCAAGACGTTGTCAACATGTCGATGCATACAGTAGTTCAGAGGATCAAATAgtccgatcgtggtctataaatatggcTTGGATTTCTCACTAGGTGCGTGTTTTAGGTGTGATAAGtccaatttttatatttaatggtTCTAGCCATATTATTGAGGAGGGTCTGACACTAGCGTGGTGCTAGTAGGTTTGTGGGTAAGTTGTGCAGGAGTTGTAGCCTTCGACAGAAAATGGCTagcgacggacgcaggtataaacTTGGATCGCTAGTATTTATTAACAGTAGTCTTTTATTTAGTGAAGGCTTTCAGATAAGTATATTGATGTGGTATTCACTTGACTTGTAGacttgaaattttgaatattgaacTGCTAGATTAGTGAGTTGAGGTATGTAAGTACATGTTGAGATAACCAACTGAATATACAATTTTATGTGCTGCATTATTATCTGTTGCATTAATAATTATCATATGATGCATGTTTATATTGTCATAATTTTGTATGCGACATTTGCATAGCATATTGAGCATGATATCATTTGTAGATAGCTAGTTGTATAGGGTTTCTCAACCCTAGTTAGCCTTACACGACTAAATTTTGAGCATGATATTGAGCATGATATCATTTGTAGAAATTAACGTGTTTTAGGTGTGATAACTGGCTAAATTTTTTTGGCTCatttgatcatatatatatatagttcttgGGGTTTTGCATGTGTCCCATTATATTGGCTGTAGTTACTGCTTCATTCATTCTCATCGGTTTAATTGAATGgaaaatttgaatatttttgcTGGCAAGTTTTCTGGTGAAAATTAAATAGATACATGGCACACTATCATGCTCCATTGCCTTCTTTCGTATTATCCGAAGAGGTCTTGGGATTTCCTTCTCCTCCTTCGGCAGATTCGCCATTTTTGGTGTTGGATAAGGTATTTTCCTTTCCGTCCTCCGTAGGTTTGGCTTCTTTTAATTTGAGCAATACGGCatttgagatttcattttcctTCACGTTTACGGATTCATTCGAGGCGTTTTGGAGAGGCGCGGGGACGACGTTGGAATCTGATCTTTTGCTCTTGCTTTTGGTAACAGTACTGGTGCTGGCTGTCGCAACGGCGTGCTTTGATTCCCCGCAActcattgttgttgttgttgttatcgGCTAGATGGAGAGGAAAGAGATTGTTGGATTCAATTTCCTTTCCACGGAGAAGAAATTTGAAACAGAGAATGAAATTAAAGGGGGAAATGTTCTTAGATCTCTTTTTTTGTCACATGTTTTTGTTCGAGTTTTATAGGGTTGAAAATGAAGCGTTTGTTCCGTTGGTGTAGGGTTGAGAAATGGCATTTAATTTTAGGCTTTGTTTCGTGTATTTTTgtttagttaatttaatttataattattttccaTGTAAATTCCCTGTCATGCATTGGTTATTAACCATTCTTACCCCTTTATTCTTCCcttagaaataaaatttatatttttataaaagtaaTTAACTAcaagtaaatattttttttatgaggaGGCGATTGCAAAAACTCATTGGATACATTATCCATTTTTTTGAGGTGAACATTAATATGATATGAATTTTAATATGTGTAACATAAGCGCTATTTTACATCATATGAGCCATgtgaagaaaatcaaagttAAATAAACATCTTTCATTTGATTTATAATGATTTAGGGGGAAAAAAAGACCAAAACCAAGAAAAACATTATATTATTGGATGTAAACCAAAATTTGACAACTTACGAGACTAAAATAAAAAGAGGCCAACTTATAGGataaaatcttaatttttttacGAAAATATGTGAcacattaaattttaaaaaagtaagtCTATCGGAGTTGAATATCACAAAATTAATCCGTAAAACAATATCATATTAGTTTTCATGCtttaaaaacaatttataaaattaagtgTTTgtgtaaataatatattttttataatatttatcaaaaacttcatataacactattttaatttttctactTTTTccccaattattattattaacagCAGCAATAATTGttgtaaaaaaatatcaaaaataataaatattattattattattattgaattatacccacaaaatataaaataattaataatcaataaaaaaagaattaataAGGTATATTAAATTGAATAATATgagaaaaattaataattatattataagaatcataattatataataataaataaatttatcgtAATTAATGTCTAAAAACAATAGTAATAAAATCAAAACTaatcatcaaataaaaacatcatgagtctaaaaaaaaatgcagagtaaaaaaaataatattaatattaaaaataaaaataaaattttaattataattttaatataatattattattaatatcataatcttattattattttacattttattttaaataatatattattatacagatctattattttattataaattttttttcattattcttataattaaaattatgtaatattattattattattattatggagGGTATTGATGATAatgattttttattcaaaatttgaaatttaattggATAGTATCACTATTTTTTAACTtcaattggtttttttttttgcttaaaAAAATCGATAAATGcaatatatgatatttttgcAATTAATTTTcggttaaaaaattaaaatttgatcatatatcatcattaatttttaatttgagttaatttttttattctaaaataaaatcagttaatttttttttatttccataTATACGTTAAAAatatccataatatatatatatatatatatatatatatatataatattgtctCAAATTTcggtttaaaatttgaaattttctcaGATGTTAttactattttaattttttgttgattTTTTGTGTCCATgtatatatgaaaattttcataaatgatatatatatatatatatatataatattaatttcagtttaaaatttaaaaataattcggATGTTAATactattttttaatttcatttttttcgtattcatacatatatgaaaattaCTTTTCATAACCATGAAAAAtagatttatatattataatgtaCCGGTTTTcagttaaaatttaaaatttaatagcATGATATcactaatttttaaattaaaatattttttggttcatatatatgtgaaatttttttttggttttttgaaCAATATCTAAAATATGTCAAATATTTTGTCCCTACCCGATGGGATCTCGAATATTCGGGTTCTGAAATGTATCGGGTATGAGATGGAGAGAAAAAACCTCCCAATTTTGTTTGGGAATAGAATTAAGTAGGAGGGTCACGGAATGAGTCCCGACCGATCCCACCCCTAATTCAGatacaaaatttgtaattttagaaaaaaaaaatggttctCAAACACCAAACGAACCGGCCCTAAGGCTGAAATTTGGCTAAATAGAAAGTCAAAAAACCTATGTTCACAAACTGACAAAATATGAGATAAATTGATGGAAATAATGCAAAagtgtaataaaaaaaatcataaggGTAATGGGTATGAAATATACAATTGAAGGGGGAAATGCAATTAAAGCcacgaaaatatatataaacagtTGCTGTCTAAATTAGCATCACCTCGTCCACGGAGACTTATTATTGTTCCGCTTTCCATCTCAATGTGTAAATTTCctccatatatataatatatccaTCCTCCCAGATCCCAATTTTCTGCGATAAATATTGAAAAGTTATTCTACCATAACCTCCATTAATATTGATCCATGGAATTTTAGTTTTGAAACCGTACGTGATCTTCCCATCAAATTTATCTCCAACGTCGAGCATTTGAACCCGACATGCTAGAGCGGTTCCTTAGCCAACGCCGAGCTCGGCAGCTCAATCGGATTTTGCGCAACTGTAAGGTCACGTTCATGTGTCTGTTTCTTACCGTGATGGTCCTACGCGCAAGTCTTGGTGCGGGGAAATTCGGGACGCCGGAAAAAGACCTTGACAAGATCCGGGAAACCTTAACTTACGTCCCACGTGTCTTGGAAGCGGCTTCGCATGGCCGGCGGGTTAAATCCATCTCAAGTGGCAGCCATTATTATGCCAACTTTGATGCAAGGAGAATTTtcaaagatgatgatgatgaggatGAGTATAAACGTGATCCATCGAAACCATACGTCTTAGGTCCAAAGATTGATAATTGGGATCGAATGAGAGGGCTATGGTTGAGACGTAATCCAAATTTTCCGAATCACGTGGCCAAAAGAAAGCCAAGGGTTTTACTGGTCACCGGTTCATCTCCCAAGCCGTGCGAGAACCCGGTCGGCGATCATTACTTGCTGAAATCGGTCAAGAACAAGATTGATTACTGTAAGCTACATGGGATTGACATTTTTTACAACATGGCCTTGCTAGATGCAGAAATGGCGGGGTTTTGGGCGAAATTACCGCTGATTCGTAAACTTCTGTTATCGCATCCAGAAGTGGAGTTACTGTGGTGGATGGATAGCGATGCAATGTTCACAGATATGGTGTTTGAGTTGCCTTGGGAGAGGTACAGGGGTTATAACATCGTACTTCACGGTTGGGATCACGAGGTTTATGAAAATAACAACTGGATCGGATTGAATACTGGTAGTTTCTTGTTAAGGAACTGCCAGTGGTCTTTAGATCTTTTGGACGCGCTGGCGCCGATGGGGCCGAAAGGGAAGGTGAGAGAGGAGGCCGGAGAACTTTTAACCAGAGAGCTTAAAGATAGGCCGATTTTTGAAGCGGATGATCAGTCTGCTTTGGTGTATATATTAGCCACACAGAGGGATAAGTGGGGGGAGAAGGTTTACTTAGAGAGTACATATTTCTTGCATGGCTACTGGGGATTTTTGGTGGATAGGTACGAGGAAATGATGGACAGTTATCACCCTGGTTTCGGTGATTACCGGTGGCCGTTGGTGACACATTTCGTGGGTTGCAAGCCTTGTGGGAAGTTCGGTACTGACTATCCTGTAGAAAGGTGCTTGAAACAGATGGATCGCGCATTTAATTTCGGGGACAATCAGATCCTGCAGATGTATGGTTTTACGCATAAAACGCTTGCCAGTAGGAAAGTGAGTCGAATTCGAAACCAAACGAGTAAGCCACTTGAGACGAGGGATGATCTTGGCTTGCTTCATCCTCCATACAAATCTGTGAGATTGTCAACTTATTGAATTATATATAGCTCAAAATGCCTGTTGAGATCAAGAATTCCTTGTCTACGTTTTACAcaacaattaatttttttggctccttatatatatatatatatatatagttcttgGGGTTTTGCATGTGTCCCATTATACTGGTTGTAGTTACTGTTTCATTCATTCTCATCGGTTTAATTGAAtgaaaaatttgaatatttttgcTGACAAGTTTTCTGGTGAAAATTAGATAGATACATGGCACACTATCATGCATGGTGTAATATATTTAATCAGATCACTCTAGCTGCAGCAAAGTGCCATATTCGAATTTCCGCCTTCCAACTTCTTTGTTGCGTATGTCTTATTTTTGGGATATCACACTTTATAGATTATTAATTTCACCccaattataaatttataacaaGAACGTATAATAAATAAGTTAAtgagaaataattttttatttttctatcttTTGTTGCTTTAATTAATAATTCTTACTCCCTCCGTCTCATATCATTAGGTAAGTATATATTTTCACAcaaattaagaaattttttgagaatataaatttagAAAGGAATTTTTCGTTTTACCTTTATTTAATGAAGATTTGAATTGAATGAAATAATTgtataattaattgatgatattaatttaatagGGGTAAATTGGTAAACGAATATGAGATATAACATTAAATACAAAAACTAGATTATATATTTGAGACCGATGAAAAATGAAATGTATCCTAAATGAGTGTTGATTATGGAAAGAGTTTACTGTTTGATTGGTTAATTCGACTATCTCTCGAACCAAAGTCCAATAACTCAATCCAATTGTGTGATGTCTCTGACCGAacatttcaaataataaataaaatatatttataaaattctTTTATATATGTAGTGAAACAATTTTTTAGattttctaattttaatttttggctAAATTTTGCTTCTCGTCCTGTACTTCCAGTAAgactttttaaataaaatttacatGTAAAAAAACTCATTATTTTTATTCACTtgtcttatttttaaaataatgattTATCATAATTGTCAAATTAATGTGGAATGGTAGTGTATAAAATTTGTAACGAATTTTGGAAGttcattttatttatcattTCTCCTTTTTAATTGAAAGATTTTATATTGTCAGTCATGGGATGAGTAGAAACTCCATTCTTTTATATCAATTtctatagttttattttttatttacagGAAAATATATTAAGTACTtgtgtgaatatatatatatatatatatatatatatatatatatatatatatatttattgtctgatttatttcaaagagaaaataagttttttagtccattaacttgtccatgttttggtttttggtctattaacttttttgatgtgagttttggtacactaacttttcattttcagtgttttttggtccaaatgcatacgtgtcaatttttgattggtccaaaatgataacgtggaccaatcagaagctgacacatatgtagttggaccaaaaaaacactgaaaatgcaaagttagtgtaccaaaacccatattagaaaagttaatgaaccaaaaccCAAAGGGATTAAAGTtactggaccaaaaaacttatttttcctatTTCAAAATATCTTTTTTTTGACAAATTATCTGAGTGATCCTTCCCAAATTTCATGCTAATCAGAAACtattaagcatgaaattaacttaaaaacatAAAACTAAACTTAATTGAAATATTGGAAGTAAATTTATACAGCCCAGTCGAATAAAGTACAAGTTAATCAAATAAGCTTAAACTAAATCACTATAATCTCAGCTCCCAGGCCTTGGTCACCGGCGAACACTGATCAATCTCCTAGTCAACCTACAAACTGTCCAGTCAAATGGGTgtccatgataaaaaaaaaaaaaaaaaaaacaggggcgTGAGGGCTAACATCTAATACGTAAAATATAAGTATACATGTCTATgcaatgcatgcaacatgaaacAATAATGATATGCTAAATATAGGGATCAAACTCTAGAGTATCATGCTCAGAACGAAGGCGCTACTAATACGTGCACGCTGCTCTGAAGATACAATAGGCCAGTGTCAAAAATTCTGACTCTGATCTTGGACTTTCACCATCCTGTGTAACCGCACAAACTTTCCCGTCGATACTGTCGGTGTCACACGGCACCTAGTCGTGTAAGGCTAACTAGGGTTGAGAAACCCTAGACATCTAGCTATCTACAAATGATATCATGCTCAATATTCTATGCAAATGTCGCATAcaaaattatgaaaatataaaCATACATCATATGATAATTATTAATGCAACAGATAATAATGCAGCACATAAAAATGTATATTCAGCTGGTTATCTCAACATGTACTTACATACCTCAACTCACTAGTCTAGTAGTacaatattcaaaagttcaagtCTACAAGTCAAGTGAATACCACATCAATATACTTATCTAAAAGCCTTCACTAATCAAagatgttgggatcggttcagagggtagaggggggtgaatacactctgaaacttttcttcttcttctttaaaatgatcaagtgaggtttagttcacttaatcagttttctcaacttctaaaacgttttgaacaactttaaatagtgcggaaatagttcagaggttttagtgatgcaaagtttataatgcaatgtatgagcaggatgtaagataaatggcagtaaatgctaaagcacgattttatggaagttcgaaggcttaatccttctacgtctccccttcttccacttaggaaggaattcactagaagactttggttattacaacgtcttgtaatacacccacttcagacttaggacttatccaatgcctaatccgaaactcctagatttacacagataagattctcagttcttatcagactggtggaagctttcagagcagcttcaagtctcttcaacactgagtatagttgagttgagcttctcagactgcagagcggttgagaggcttgaaa comes from Henckelia pumila isolate YLH828 chromosome 4, ASM3356847v2, whole genome shotgun sequence and encodes:
- the LOC140866479 gene encoding xyloglucan 6-xylosyltransferase 2-like, yielding MLERFLSQRRARQLNRILRNCKVTFMCLFLTVMVLRASLGAGKFGTPEKDLDKIRETLTYVPRVLEAASHGRRVKSISSGSHYYANFDARRIFKDDDDEDEYKRDPSKPYVLGPKIDNWDRMRGLWLRRNPNFPNHVAKRKPRVLLVTGSSPKPCENPVGDHYLLKSVKNKIDYCKLHGIDIFYNMALLDAEMAGFWAKLPLIRKLLLSHPEVELLWWMDSDAMFTDMVFELPWERYRGYNIVLHGWDHEVYENNNWIGLNTGSFLLRNCQWSLDLLDALAPMGPKGKVREEAGELLTRELKDRPIFEADDQSALVYILATQRDKWGEKVYLESTYFLHGYWGFLVDRYEEMMDSYHPGFGDYRWPLVTHFVGCKPCGKFGTDYPVERCLKQMDRAFNFGDNQILQMYGFTHKTLASRKVSRIRNQTSKPLETRDDLGLLHPPYKSVRLSTY